One stretch of Castor canadensis chromosome 12, mCasCan1.hap1v2, whole genome shotgun sequence DNA includes these proteins:
- the Il36a gene encoding interleukin-36 alpha produces the protein MAELSVVKPWLRYIQDLSNRVWVLQNQILTVVPRKERTVPVTITLLPCKHLETLEKDRGKPMYLGVKEPSSCLFCTNNGEQPVLQLKDHNIMDLYNKNEPVKPFLFYHNESARTSTFESVAFPGWFIGVCSNGGCPLFLTKELGQAFVTDFELTEVH, from the exons ATGGCAG AATTATCCGTGGTAAAACCTTGGCTGAGGTACATTCAGGATCTTAGTAATCGTGTGTGGGTCCTTCAGAACCAGATCCTCACAGTGGTCCCAAGGAAGGAACGTACAGTTCCAG TCACTATTACCTTACTCCCATGCAAACATCTGGAGACTCTTGAGAAGGACAGGGGGAAGCCCATGTACCTGGGAGTGAAGGAGCCAAGTAGCTGCCTGTTCTGCACAAATAATGGGGAGCAGCCTGTGCTGCAGCTTAAA GACCATAACATAATGGATCTGTACAATAAAAATGAGCCAGTAAAGCCCTTTCTCTTCTATCACAATGAGAGTGCCAGAACCTCTACCTTCGAGTCGGTGGCCTTCCCTGGCTGGTTCATTGGTGTCTGTTCCAATGGAGGGTGTCCACTCTTTTTGACCAAAGAACTGGGGCAAGCCTTTGTCACTGACTTTGAGTTGACTGAAGTACATTAA